A portion of the Cryptomeria japonica chromosome 5, Sugi_1.0, whole genome shotgun sequence genome contains these proteins:
- the LOC131876261 gene encoding probable disease resistance protein At5g63020, which yields MGELGFITGFAGYAIRLAWDQIIHHINIAIRCKKELDALKLLFPRIQAMNVELQEYRKALNSGKMSTSPHHPLPSTVNSWLNELNALLEEASDLAQHCTVRSYFHLFSRYRTSRKIRHLIDNIEKHIASTPSISFLHQLQQHVANGQVLEQIKERLDYLNHSTSAMVSASGDLFPSIYSATSNKKYIEEAVIVGQDSESNRLVELIDSQQHKNVSRLGLLGKGGAGKTLLLKRVYNSDQVQSLFRNDLMLWLTVSQNPSFNTLRDDLVKQITVQVNERLESREEDHVKIWLNECMRKHKFAVFLDDIWETSAASLLEELCVPHSPHHKSNIIIATSRTSSVLSQLGVRPSSLIEMQDLTEHDGWRLFSFYAFPHSDGILPVSIDHEIATTVCKECGGLPLAIKVIGKAMVSVTLSNEWVLAVKKLQNDVTRSLYGRLRLSYDALADVAGYGISLQLCFLCVAAFSKGHVIYANDAIDYWIGEGLVAGKDPLQIGDTYVILLADRSLIEPIQKDYDGKVICFRGHDVLHDLAQQIAEKEEKCFSRQAKAYRSFLWSIVQDI from the coding sequence ATGGGTGAACTTGGCTTCATCACTGGATTTGCTGGTTATGCCATTCGGTTGGCTTGGGATCAGATAATCCATCACATCAACATTGCCATCCGATGCAAGAAAGAGTTGGATGCCCTCAAACTTCTGTTTCCCAGAATTCAAGCAATGAATGTGGAATTGCAGGAGTATCGAAAAGCTTTGAACTCTGGCAAAATGAGTACGTCACCTCACCATCCTTTGCCATCCACAGTCAACAGCTGGTTGAACGAATTGAATGCCCTTCTGGAGGAAGCATCTGATTTGGCCCAGCACTGCACTGTACGCTCATACTTTCATCTCTTTTCTCGTTACAGAACGAGCAGAAAGATCAGGCACCTCATTGACAATATAGAAAAGCATATAGCCTCCACGCCTTCCATTTCTTTTCTGCACCAACTGCAGCAGCATGTCGCGAATGGGCAAGTGCTTGAGCAGATTAAAGAGAGATTGGATTATCTTAATCATAGTACTTCAGCAATGGTCAGCGCATCTGGAGATCTCTTTCCATCCATTTATTCGGCCACTTCCAACAAGAAGTATATTGAGGAGGCAGTCATTGTGGGACAGGATTCTGAATCAAACAGACTTGTGGAGCTGATCGATTCACAGCAGCACAAAAATGTGTCTCGTTTAGGACTTCTTGGGAAGGGTGGGGCCGGTAAGACTCTGTTACTCAAACGAGTCTACAACAGCGACCAGGTACAGAGTCTCTTTCGCAATGATTTGATGCTTTGGCTTACTGTTTCACAGAATCCATCTTTCAATACTCTCCGAGATGATCTTGTGAAACAAATAACTGTTCAAGTAAATGAAAGATTGGAGAGTAGAGAGGAAGACCATGTGAAAATCTGGTTGAATGAATGCATGAGAAAGCACAAATTTGCCGTATTTTTAGATGATATTTGGGAAACAAGTGCTGCCTCGCTGTTAGAGGAGCTGTGTGTGCCTCACTCTCCACACCACAAGTCTAACATCATCATTGCCACATCCAGAACTAGTAGTGTGCTCTCACAGTTGGGTGTCCGGCCTTCATCACTCATCGAAATGCAAGATTTGACTGAGCATGACGGTTGGAGATTGTTTTCTTTCTATGCTTTTCCACACAGCGATGGAATTTTGCCGGTGAGCATTGACCACGAAATAGCGACGACTGTCTGCAAGGAGTGTGGGGGCCTTCCCTTAGCTATCAAAGTAATTGGGAAGGCAATGGTAAGCGTCACTCTGTCAAATGAATGGGTATTGGCAGTCaagaagttgcagaatgatgttacACGCTCTCTTTATGGCAGGTTGAGGCTAAGCTACGATGCTTTGGCCGACGTGGCTGGCTATGGCATTTCCTTGCAGTTGTGCTTCCTCTGCGTTGCTGCTTTCTCAAAAGGTCATGTCATCTATGCTAATGATGCCATTGACTACTGGATTGGAGAAGGGTTGGTGGCCGGGAAGGATCCTCTTCAAATCGGAGACACATACGTCATTCTGTTAGCGGATCGAAGCCTTATTGAACCAATCCAGAAGGATTATGATGGAAAGGTAATCTGCTTCAGGGGACATGATGTTCTGCATgacttagcacaacaaattgctgagaaGGAAGAAAAATGCTTCTCCAGGCAAGCAAAGGCTTACAGGAGTTTCCTATGGTCGATTGTGCAGGACATATGA